Below is a genomic region from Halobacterium sp. CBA1132.
GACCTCCGGCTGCGGCCTCGTCCAACGCGAGGGCGGGCCGACAGAGAGCGTGCGTGCGGGCGACGTCGTCTGGTTCCCGCCCGGTGAGAAGCACTGGCACGGCGCGACGCCGGAGAAAGCGATGACCCACATCGCGATTCAAGAGCAACAGGACGGCGAAGCCGTCGAGTGGCTAGAGCAGGTCACGGACGAGCAGTACCAGCCGGAGTGACGATTCGACGACCGCGGTAGCCGCCGGCGGCGGGGGACGTCGCCGCTCCCGCGAGTCAGTGCGTGCTTCGGCACTCCGGTCGAGTGGCCGGACAGTGAGCGCCGAACCGCAGTCAGTCCAGCTTCTCGGCGGCATCCTTCTCGACGAGCGGCTTCGCGTTCTCCTCGGGCAGCGTCACGATGTCCTCGGCTTCGAGCGTGTACGGGCGCTCGTCCACGCCGAAAATCTCGCCGACGTCGTCGGTGACGCGCACCTTCGTCCGCGCGACGTCCCCGTCGGCTTCGGCGTCCTCGCTCGCTCGTTCGTCGCCGGCGACGCGTTCGAGGTCCTCGGCGACGGCTTCGGGGGGTTCGGGGTCGGCGGGCACGCGGTCGGTCTCGGAATCTGCCTCGTCGGCGTCCGGCTCGGGGGCCGGCTCCGCGTCCGCGTCGTCCAGCCCGCCGCCCATCGCGGCCGCGGCCGAGGAGTCCGCGGCGGGTTCGCTGTCGGGCTCGGGCGTCGGATCCGTCGGCGTCCGGTCGGTCGCGTCGCCGAGCGGGCCGGACTCCGCGTCGTCCGGGTCGGCGCTCGACGGTTCGGCGTCCCCGGAGATGACGTCGAGGACGTGGTTCTTGTTGGACTCGATGCGGTCGACGAGGTCGCCGTAGAGCGCGCGCTCCTCCTCGGTGAGGCCGTCGGCGTCGTCGGGCATCCCGGCGGCCGCGAGGCTCGCCTGCTTGACGAGCTTGCCCATGCGGCGCTCGTAGATGGCTTCCGCGACCTGCTCGGCGGTCTCGATTTTGTCCGTCAGCTCCTGCACCTCGGGGTCACCGAACGGGTCGTCAGCCGCGTTCGCGGCGGCTTCTCGGCGGTCCT
It encodes:
- a CDS encoding cupin domain-containing protein → MDIQRGCSLPSADGPDEHFTGDVRIDPLFDARDPARAVGASVTFEPSARTAWHTHPLGQTLVVTSGCGLVQREGGPTESVRAGDVVWFPPGEKHWHGATPEKAMTHIAIQEQQDGEAVEWLEQVTDEQYQPE